One window of the Trifolium pratense cultivar HEN17-A07 linkage group LG2, ARS_RC_1.1, whole genome shotgun sequence genome contains the following:
- the LOC123911114 gene encoding uncharacterized protein LOC123911114 isoform X2, protein MATLAPGILLKLLNGINTGVRPTSEHRNSLLQVTDIVPADLDEKSLFPKQGFYIKVSDSSHSIYVTLPSDQHDYVLSNKMQLGQFIYVDRLEPGSPVPVLKGAKPLPGRHPFIGTPEPLLGLRDSKTQAQAQPSSVRGSWGTGRKMKKNDDDGGGGDVFPRSPMVFKPVNLDFDQCTPIRGRSNVGIGKDGTPIRCSVSGGLFGKMNDAKGESPALLRKSCVVGSSNTKITRSRSVSERENRIPMSPFMSNEKKGGTPPPRLRHARVASSASVTRGDAHKEDSSITSQHKSQSTTNSAFDDCNNLSLPMNLPAKLSSLGKEAVQQREVAQKLALQALRDASATETVVRSLKMFSNLAKSARADAPATGFERFLEFHNDIVQAVSAMTSVQAATSASELASKSDKQVEEDQVLHEVMQNSMDQSGNSIEANTSKRRCVNKAKMGKMLRSSSTNQKENLEKKGSTLEPIVENDENKKPVSCSLSNTIKLGKQIETEAGNWFMEFIEKALEVGLKKTKEATNVDVRKVPQALLLKVMNWVEVEQYHSNKRPSHPKAAQIARKLRIKIKNP, encoded by the exons ATGGCAACACTCGCACCTGGAATTCTCCTAAAGCTTCTAAACGGAATAAACACCGGCGTTAGACCAACAAGCGAGCATCGTAATTCACTCTTACAAGTCACCGACATCGTCCCCGCCGATCTCGATGAAAAAAGTCTCTTCCCAAAACAAGGCTTTTATATCAAAGTTTCCGATTCTTCGCATTCGATTTACGTTACTCTTCCTTCCGATCAACATGATTATGTTCTGAGTAATAAAATGCAATTAGGTCAATTTATCTATGTTGATAGATTAGAACCCGGTTCCCCTGTTCCGGTTCTTAAAGGTGCTAAACCGTTACCTGGTAGACACCCTTTCATTGGTACACCTGAGCCTCTATTGGGCCTAAGAGATAGTAAaacccaagcccaagcccagcCCAGTTCGGTTAGAGGCTCTTGGGGTACAgggaggaagatgaagaagaatgatgatgatggtggtggtggtgatgtttTTCCGCGTTCGCCTATGGTTTTTAAACCGGTTAATTTGGATTTTGATCAGTGTACACCAATTAGAGGAAGGAGCAATGTTGGAATTGGAAAAGATGGAACTCCTATTAGGTGTTCTGTGAGTGGAGGGCTTTTTGGTAAAATGAATGATGCAAAAGGTGAAAGTCCTGCATTGCTTAGGAAAAGTTGTGTTGTTGGTTCTTCTAATACAAAGATTACAAGAAGTAGAAGTGTTTCTGAAAGAGAGAATAGGATTCCTATGAGTCCCTTCATGTCAAAT GAAAAGAAAGGCGGTACTCCGCCACCACGGCTAAGACACGCAAGAGTGGCAAGTTCTGCCAGTGTTACCCGAGGAGATGCTCACAAAGAGGACTCAAGTATCACCTCTCAACATAAATCTCAGTCTACTACTAATTCGGCTTTTGATGATTGCAACAATCTTAGTCTCCCCATGAATTTACCAGCAAAATTAAGCTCCTTGGGGAAG GAAGCTGTGCAGCAAAGAGAAGTGGCTCAAAAGCTTGCCCTTCAAGCATTAAGAGATGCTTCAGCTACCGAGACAGTAGTTCGATCGCTAAA GATGTTTTCAAATTTAGCAAAATCAGCTCGAGCCGATGCACCTGCCACAGGTTTTGAACGGTTTTTGGAATTTCATAATGATATTGTACAAGCAGTTAGTGCAATGACGTCAGTGCAAGCAGCTACTTCAGCTTCAGAATTGGCTTCAAAATCAGATAAACAAGTTGAAGAAGACCAGGTTTTACATGAGGTTATGCAAAATTCCATGGACCAATCAGGAAACTCTATCGAAGCAAACACGTCAAAAAGAAGGTGTGTCAATAAAGCAAAAATGGGAAAGATGCTGAGATCATCAAGTACAAATCAAAAGGAGAATTTGGAGAAGAAAGGTTCTACCTTGGAACCTATTGTTGAAAATGATGAGAATAAGAAACCAGTATCTTGCAGCTTAAGCAACACAATTAAGTTGGGAAAGCAGATTGAAACAGAAGCTGGGAATTGGTTTATGGAGTTCATTGAGAAGGCATTGGAAGTGGGTTTGAAGAAAACAAAGGAAGCGACAAATGTTGATGTTCGTAAAGTTCCTCAGGCTCTTTTACTTAAAGTTATGAACTGGGTTGAGGTAGAACAATACCATAGTAACAAGAGGCCTAGCCACCCTAAAGCAGCACAGATTGCTCGAAAGTTAAGAATAAAGATTAAGAATCCTTGA
- the LOC123911114 gene encoding uncharacterized protein LOC123911114 isoform X1, with translation MATLAPGILLKLLNGINTGVRPTSEHRNSLLQVTDIVPADLDEKSLFPKQGFYIKVSDSSHSIYVTLPSDQHDYVLSNKMQLGQFIYVDRLEPGSPVPVLKGAKPLPGRHPFIGTPEPLLGLRDSKTQAQAQPSSVRGSWGTGRKMKKNDDDGGGGDVFPRSPMVFKPVNLDFDQCTPIRGRSNVGIGKDGTPIRCSVSGGLFGKMNDAKGESPALLRKSCVVGSSNTKITRSRSVSERENRIPMSPFMSNQEKKGGTPPPRLRHARVASSASVTRGDAHKEDSSITSQHKSQSTTNSAFDDCNNLSLPMNLPAKLSSLGKEAVQQREVAQKLALQALRDASATETVVRSLKMFSNLAKSARADAPATGFERFLEFHNDIVQAVSAMTSVQAATSASELASKSDKQVEEDQVLHEVMQNSMDQSGNSIEANTSKRRCVNKAKMGKMLRSSSTNQKENLEKKGSTLEPIVENDENKKPVSCSLSNTIKLGKQIETEAGNWFMEFIEKALEVGLKKTKEATNVDVRKVPQALLLKVMNWVEVEQYHSNKRPSHPKAAQIARKLRIKIKNP, from the exons ATGGCAACACTCGCACCTGGAATTCTCCTAAAGCTTCTAAACGGAATAAACACCGGCGTTAGACCAACAAGCGAGCATCGTAATTCACTCTTACAAGTCACCGACATCGTCCCCGCCGATCTCGATGAAAAAAGTCTCTTCCCAAAACAAGGCTTTTATATCAAAGTTTCCGATTCTTCGCATTCGATTTACGTTACTCTTCCTTCCGATCAACATGATTATGTTCTGAGTAATAAAATGCAATTAGGTCAATTTATCTATGTTGATAGATTAGAACCCGGTTCCCCTGTTCCGGTTCTTAAAGGTGCTAAACCGTTACCTGGTAGACACCCTTTCATTGGTACACCTGAGCCTCTATTGGGCCTAAGAGATAGTAAaacccaagcccaagcccagcCCAGTTCGGTTAGAGGCTCTTGGGGTACAgggaggaagatgaagaagaatgatgatgatggtggtggtggtgatgtttTTCCGCGTTCGCCTATGGTTTTTAAACCGGTTAATTTGGATTTTGATCAGTGTACACCAATTAGAGGAAGGAGCAATGTTGGAATTGGAAAAGATGGAACTCCTATTAGGTGTTCTGTGAGTGGAGGGCTTTTTGGTAAAATGAATGATGCAAAAGGTGAAAGTCCTGCATTGCTTAGGAAAAGTTGTGTTGTTGGTTCTTCTAATACAAAGATTACAAGAAGTAGAAGTGTTTCTGAAAGAGAGAATAGGATTCCTATGAGTCCCTTCATGTCAAAT CAGGAAAAGAAAGGCGGTACTCCGCCACCACGGCTAAGACACGCAAGAGTGGCAAGTTCTGCCAGTGTTACCCGAGGAGATGCTCACAAAGAGGACTCAAGTATCACCTCTCAACATAAATCTCAGTCTACTACTAATTCGGCTTTTGATGATTGCAACAATCTTAGTCTCCCCATGAATTTACCAGCAAAATTAAGCTCCTTGGGGAAG GAAGCTGTGCAGCAAAGAGAAGTGGCTCAAAAGCTTGCCCTTCAAGCATTAAGAGATGCTTCAGCTACCGAGACAGTAGTTCGATCGCTAAA GATGTTTTCAAATTTAGCAAAATCAGCTCGAGCCGATGCACCTGCCACAGGTTTTGAACGGTTTTTGGAATTTCATAATGATATTGTACAAGCAGTTAGTGCAATGACGTCAGTGCAAGCAGCTACTTCAGCTTCAGAATTGGCTTCAAAATCAGATAAACAAGTTGAAGAAGACCAGGTTTTACATGAGGTTATGCAAAATTCCATGGACCAATCAGGAAACTCTATCGAAGCAAACACGTCAAAAAGAAGGTGTGTCAATAAAGCAAAAATGGGAAAGATGCTGAGATCATCAAGTACAAATCAAAAGGAGAATTTGGAGAAGAAAGGTTCTACCTTGGAACCTATTGTTGAAAATGATGAGAATAAGAAACCAGTATCTTGCAGCTTAAGCAACACAATTAAGTTGGGAAAGCAGATTGAAACAGAAGCTGGGAATTGGTTTATGGAGTTCATTGAGAAGGCATTGGAAGTGGGTTTGAAGAAAACAAAGGAAGCGACAAATGTTGATGTTCGTAAAGTTCCTCAGGCTCTTTTACTTAAAGTTATGAACTGGGTTGAGGTAGAACAATACCATAGTAACAAGAGGCCTAGCCACCCTAAAGCAGCACAGATTGCTCGAAAGTTAAGAATAAAGATTAAGAATCCTTGA
- the LOC123910260 gene encoding uncharacterized protein LOC123910260: MATNCARKSLRLASSSSKTLFSRRSSSSNANKFNASSFQTSPQKRSLSYSWLPVQLAGAQVSLTPLHSVTASALFTSLLSLHNNSWGCLSEGFATPL; encoded by the exons ATGGCGACGAACTGTGCCAGAAAATCTCTGCGATTagcttcatcttcttccaaaACCCTATTTTCTCGtcgatcttcttcttcaaatgcCAATAAATTCAACGCCTCTTCTTTTCAAACTTCACCTCAAAAACGCTCACTCTCCTACTCCTG GTTACCGGTGCAGTTGGCTGGTGCACAAGTATCGTTGACGCCATTGCATAGTGTTACTGCTTCTGCATTGTTCACTTCTCTCTTATCTTTGCATAATAACAGCTGGGGTTGTCTTTCAGAAG GTTTTGCAACACCTTTATAA
- the LOC123908636 gene encoding polygalacturonase 1 beta-like protein 3 — protein MNKQLILICLFFLFSSIKVDSAGDAVAGEKNPFTPKAYVNRYWDKEIRNGLPKPSFLFSKASPLSTVEAATFAKLAAGNTLSTRLPEFCSAANLLCIPEVSQSLEKHDKDGSFAVYGDKNFTNYGTGRPGGVDSFKNYSDGANIPVNDFRRYSRNSAGHEESFTSYATDGNVVDQSFHTYGAGATGGAGEFKQYTDETNVPNLVFSSYSDNANGRTQSFNSYTENGNAGEQSFSSYGKNGNGPTEEFTNYGTTSNVVGSGFSNYAETSNAGNDSFKGYGVDMNNPTNTFSNYANGGNGAIQTFSTYREKANVGADSFTSYAKTSNAAKIGFNNYGKSFNEGTDTFTSYAKSSTGETKVDFKGYGVNNTFKEYSKEGVSFAKYTNVSSSLSASLKEKKITAVEGNLVKKWVEPGKFFREKMLKEGTVMPMPDISDKLPKRSFLPRSILAKLPFSTSKIDEMKRLFKASDNGSMEKMMRDSLGECERLPSRGETKRCVGSIEDMVDFATSVLGRNVVVRTTQNLNGSKKSVMVGRVIGINGGKVTRSVSCHQSLFPYLLYYCHSVPKVRVYQADLLDPKTKDKINQGIAVCHLDTSDWSASHGAFMSLGSGPGQIEVCHWIFENDMSWTVAD, from the exons ATGAACAAACAACTCATCCTTATCTGTCTCTTTTTCCTCTTCTCATCAATCAAA GTTGATTCCGCCGGAGATGCGGTGGCCGGAGAAAAAAACCCATTCACACCAAAAGCATATGTGAATCGTTATTGGGACAAAGAGATCCGCAACGGTTTACCAAAACCGTCGTTTTTGTTCTCCAAAGCGTCACCGTTGAGCACAGTGGAAGCTGCAACTTTTGCTAAACTCGCCGCCGGTAACACACTCTCAACACGGCTGCCGGAATTTTGCTCCGCCGCAAATCTCCTCTGCATCCCGGAAGTTTCTCAGAGTCTTGAAAAACATGACAAGGATGGAAGCTTTGCCGTGTACGGTGACAAGAACTTCACAAACTACGGAACGGGTCGACCCGGTGGAGTTGACTCGTTCAAAAACTATTCCGACGGAGCAAACATTCCGGTGAACGATTTCCGTCGCTACAGCCGTAACTCCGCCGGCCATGAAGAAAGTTTCACCAGCTATGCAACAGATGGAAACGTCGTTGATCAAAGCTTTCACACTTACGGCGCCGGAGCAACGGGCGGCGCCGGCGAGTTCAAACAATACACCGACGAAACCAATGTTCCTAACTTAGTTTTCTCTTCTTACTCCGATAACGCCAACGGAAGAACACAATCATTCAACTCTTACACCGAAAACGGCAATGCCGGAGAACAATCGTTTTCTTCCTACGGTAAAAACGGTAATGGTCCCACTGAAGAATTCACCAATTATGGAACAACTTCCAATGTTGTTGGATCGGGTTTTTCAAACTACGCCGAAACCTCTAATGCTGGTAATGACAGTTTTAAAGGTTACGGGGTAGATATGAATAACCCGACTAATACTTTTTCTAACTATGCTAACGGAGGTAACGGCGCAATTCAAACATTTTCAACTTACCGTGAAAAGGCTAACGTTGGTGCTGATTCTTTTACAAGCTATGCAAAAACTTCAAATGCTGCGAAAATCGGTTTCAATAATTATGGAAAATCGTTCAATGAAGGAACTGATACATTCACAAGCTATGCTAAATCATCAACAGGTGAAACAAAAGTTGATTTTAAAGGCTATGGTGTTAACAATACATTCAAAGAGTATTCAAAAGAAGGTGTTTCTTTTGCAAAGTATACAAACGTGAGTTCAAGTTTAAGTGCTtctttgaaagagaaaaaaatcacGGCGGTGGAGGgtaatttggtaaaaaaatggGTTGAACCGGGTAAGTTCTTTAGAGAAAAGATGTTGAAAGAAGGAACTGTTATGCCAATGCCTGATATTAGTGATAAGTTACCGAAAAGGTCATTTTTACCGCGGAGTATTCTTGCAAAATTACCGTTTTCTACTTCGAAAATCGATGAAATGAAACGGTTATTCAAAGCTTCGGATAATGGTTCAATGGAGAAGATGATGAGAGATTCATTGGGTGAATGTGAGAGACTTCCGAGCCGCGGTGAGACAAAGCGATGTGTGGGGTCTATTGAAGATATGGTTGATTTTGCAACTTCGGTTTTGGGTCGAAATGTTGTGGTTCGGACTACTCAGAATTTAAATGGGTCGAAGAAGAGTGTTATGGTGGGTCGGGTTATTGGAATAAACGGTGGGAAAGTTACCCGGTCTGTTTCATGTCATCAGAGTTTGTTTCCTTACTTGCTTTATTATTGTCACTCGGTACCTAAGGTTCGGGTTTATCAGGCCGATTTACTTGACCCAAAAACTAAAGATAAGATTAATCAAGGCATCGCGGTTTGCCACTTGGATACTTCTGATTGGAGTGCAAGTCATGGAGCTTTTATGTCTCTTGGGTCGGGTCCGGGTCAAATTGAGGTTTGTCACTGGATTTTTGAGAATGATATGTCTTGGACAGTTGCTGATTAA